A genome region from Pseudanabaena sp. Chao 1811 includes the following:
- the uppS gene encoding polyprenyl diphosphate synthase encodes MTAKLLQTLPPDLDRQRLPKHVAVIMDGNGRWAKQKGMPRIAGHRQGVDALKDLLRCCKDWGIDALTVYAFSTENWSRPAQEVDFLMVLFERMLRRELDEMCSEGVRISFVGDLDSLSNSLRAEIERSQIATANNQAIHFTVAINYGSRREIVKVCRQIAEATQSGEIKPEDIDENLFEQHLYTAGTHNPDLLIRTSGEMRLSNFLLWQMAYTEMYFTNTLWPDFDRREFHRALMDYQERDRRFGKV; translated from the coding sequence ATGACTGCTAAGCTATTGCAAACTTTGCCACCAGATCTAGATCGTCAGCGATTGCCTAAACATGTTGCCGTAATTATGGACGGGAATGGTCGTTGGGCAAAGCAGAAAGGAATGCCCAGAATTGCGGGGCATAGACAGGGGGTTGATGCGCTCAAGGACTTGCTACGCTGTTGCAAAGACTGGGGAATTGATGCGCTGACGGTCTACGCTTTTTCTACGGAAAATTGGAGTAGACCTGCACAGGAAGTTGATTTCTTGATGGTTTTGTTTGAGCGGATGTTGCGTCGTGAATTAGACGAAATGTGCAGTGAAGGGGTGCGGATTTCCTTTGTTGGTGATCTGGATTCTCTTTCCAATTCCTTGCGTGCGGAAATCGAGCGATCGCAAATTGCTACGGCAAATAATCAAGCGATTCATTTTACGGTAGCGATTAATTATGGTAGTCGTCGTGAGATCGTGAAAGTCTGTCGCCAAATCGCTGAAGCTACCCAATCAGGGGAAATCAAGCCTGAAGATATTGATGAGAACCTGTTTGAGCAGCATCTCTATACTGCGGGAACCCATAATCCTGATCTGCTCATTCGCACTAGTGGCGAGATGCGATTAAGTAATTTCTTGCTCTGGCAAATGGCATATACCGAGATGTATTTCACCAATACTCTTTGGCCAGATTTTGATCGTCGTGAATTTCACCGAGCATTGATGGATTATCAAGAGCGCGATCGCCGTTTTGGCAAAGTATAA
- the cdaA gene encoding diadenylate cyclase CdaA — protein MQWFANINSIAFIMRAIDILALFGLIYLMLSLSNDRRTLLMVRGIIFLLIASVVSDRLGLRLLNFVLDKLLIGSAVAMAVILQPELRRFLERLGRGDLLSLFQPATSRRSPVEADSVIEEIIEAVIELSQNRTGALMIIETGEPIDDRDFSVPGVRLNALLSKELLHTIFQTSTLLHDGAILIREDRIVAAGVILPISDRAASREIGTRHRAAMGITDRVRNCFCVVVSEETGSIAIAENGILDRPLASSRLREILETKLGNYRPTPLGRTVPKFNWLWSSVNIKNMVSRKSSEKK, from the coding sequence ATGCAGTGGTTTGCCAATATCAACTCAATTGCATTCATCATGAGGGCGATCGATATCCTTGCATTGTTTGGATTGATCTACCTCATGCTGTCCCTCAGCAACGATCGCCGCACTTTGTTGATGGTGCGGGGCATTATCTTTTTACTGATTGCTAGTGTTGTTAGCGATCGCCTTGGTTTACGATTGCTGAATTTTGTTCTTGATAAATTATTAATTGGTTCCGCTGTAGCGATGGCAGTGATTTTGCAGCCAGAACTGCGGCGGTTTCTCGAACGTTTGGGACGTGGGGATTTACTCTCCCTATTTCAACCAGCCACCAGTCGGCGTTCGCCTGTAGAAGCTGATTCAGTAATTGAGGAAATTATTGAGGCGGTCATTGAGCTATCTCAAAATCGAACAGGTGCCTTAATGATTATTGAGACTGGTGAACCGATTGATGATCGCGATTTTTCTGTGCCTGGTGTCAGACTCAATGCCTTGTTATCCAAAGAGCTACTACATACCATTTTTCAAACATCAACACTTTTACATGACGGGGCAATCCTGATTCGTGAAGATCGGATTGTAGCGGCAGGCGTGATTTTGCCTATTTCTGATCGGGCCGCTTCACGGGAAATTGGCACAAGACACCGAGCCGCTATGGGCATTACCGATCGCGTCAGAAATTGTTTTTGTGTTGTAGTTTCTGAAGAAACAGGTTCGATCGCGATCGCAGAAAATGGCATATTAGATCGTCCTCTCGCTAGTAGTCGGCTCCGAGAAATATTAGAAACTAAACTCGGTAATTATCGTCCGACTCCTTTAGGAAGAACAGTGCCCAAGTTTAATTGGCTCTGGTCAAGTGTGAATATCAAAAATATGGTAAGTCGAAAATCGTCAGAAAAGAAATGA
- the lysA gene encoding diaminopimelate decarboxylase: protein MTTVLNSLRQEAVATNSPQDNATSLNSLSPNQQLLPLTAVVNADDHLEIGGCDVVELVQQYGSPLYILDEVSLRTACQQYRDALVKHYQGASQVLYASKAWSCLAVCAIVASESLGIDVVSAGEILTAVRAGVSPSLIYFHGNNKSLDELSYALEVGCTIVVDNWHELKTLASLAKEQALSVAFTAPRIMLRLTPGIECHTHEYIQTGHIDSKFGFDPNEIEAVFAFVAGSNLNCIGIHAHIGSQIFELQPHQDIGGVMVQWFKLAGEKYGLQFSELNIGGGLGIRYVESDDPPSIEEWIKAVSAGVTEAFVTAGLALPKLLCEPGRSLVGATCATAYTIGGSKTVPDIRTYVTIDGGMSDNPRPITYQSKYRAVVANQMSAPLSQTVTIAGKHCESGDILIKDIQLPETKAGDTLVVFGTGAYNYSMASNYNRLPKPAAVVVQGGDSSLIIKRETREDLLRQDCLPERLRK, encoded by the coding sequence ATGACTACTGTTTTAAATAGTCTTAGACAAGAGGCTGTTGCGACGAATTCACCACAGGATAATGCTACGAGTTTAAATAGCTTGTCGCCCAATCAACAACTGTTACCACTAACGGCTGTAGTTAATGCCGATGATCACTTAGAAATTGGTGGTTGTGATGTGGTGGAATTAGTCCAGCAATATGGTTCACCACTGTATATTTTGGATGAAGTAAGTTTGCGAACTGCTTGTCAGCAATATCGCGATGCTTTGGTCAAACATTATCAAGGAGCCTCTCAAGTTTTATATGCTTCTAAAGCTTGGAGTTGCCTTGCCGTTTGTGCGATCGTTGCCTCGGAAAGCTTAGGTATTGATGTGGTTTCCGCAGGGGAAATCCTGACGGCAGTGCGTGCGGGTGTTTCACCTAGTTTGATTTATTTTCATGGCAACAATAAATCCCTAGATGAACTGAGCTATGCCCTAGAGGTTGGCTGCACAATTGTAGTGGACAATTGGCATGAGCTAAAGACTCTAGCCAGTCTTGCCAAAGAGCAAGCGCTCTCGGTCGCCTTTACAGCCCCAAGGATCATGTTGCGCTTGACCCCTGGCATTGAATGTCATACCCACGAATATATTCAGACAGGGCATATTGATAGTAAGTTTGGGTTTGACCCCAATGAAATTGAGGCTGTATTTGCCTTTGTTGCAGGTTCAAATCTGAACTGCATTGGTATTCATGCCCATATTGGTTCCCAGATTTTTGAATTGCAGCCTCACCAAGATATCGGCGGTGTGATGGTGCAGTGGTTTAAACTCGCTGGCGAAAAATATGGCTTGCAATTCTCAGAGCTAAATATCGGTGGTGGCTTAGGTATTCGTTATGTCGAGTCCGATGATCCCCCTAGCATTGAAGAATGGATCAAAGCTGTTAGTGCAGGTGTGACTGAAGCTTTTGTTACCGCAGGTTTAGCCTTGCCTAAATTACTCTGTGAACCAGGGCGATCGCTAGTTGGTGCAACCTGCGCGACTGCTTACACCATCGGTGGTAGCAAGACTGTGCCTGATATTCGCACCTACGTGACCATTGATGGTGGTATGTCTGACAATCCTCGTCCGATTACCTATCAGTCTAAATATCGTGCTGTGGTGGCAAATCAGATGAGCGCTCCCCTATCGCAAACTGTGACGATCGCAGGTAAGCATTGCGAATCAGGTGATATTTTGATTAAAGATATTCAATTACCTGAAACCAAGGCAGGCGATACTCTAGTTGTATTTGGAACTGGTGCTTACAACTACAGCATGGCTTCCAATTACAACCGTCTACCCAAGCCTGCGGCAGTAGTTGTCCAAGGTGGTGACTCTAGTTTGATCATTAAACGTGAAACTCGTGAGGATCTATTACGTCAAGATTGTTTGCCAGAGAGACTACGCAAGTAG
- a CDS encoding cofactor assembly of complex C subunit B, with product MPATIPTIYSTLLLTILLFLGLISFLRGSIRDRTTEALFNVDKLTDDRLLMQVRDHFQQRAYKVVEIDPERDIAILLGQVRPSVFLAIFLTILAAIGLICLGLVLGILIPDLENLWLWLTIASPIAGVFYWRGVPREHKVSLQLLPEARLKVRAHKDEIAELQRSLNLEKIEN from the coding sequence ATGCCTGCAACTATTCCTACAATATATTCCACGCTCCTCTTAACAATTCTGTTATTTTTGGGTCTAATTTCTTTTTTACGTGGTTCGATTCGCGATCGCACTACCGAGGCTCTTTTTAATGTTGATAAACTTACGGACGATCGCCTGTTAATGCAAGTCCGCGATCATTTCCAGCAAAGGGCTTATAAGGTTGTGGAGATTGATCCAGAACGGGATATTGCCATTTTGCTGGGTCAAGTCAGACCAAGTGTTTTCTTAGCAATATTTTTGACAATCTTGGCGGCTATTGGTTTGATTTGTCTAGGTCTAGTACTAGGTATTTTAATTCCCGATTTAGAGAATCTCTGGTTGTGGTTGACAATTGCATCACCGATCGCAGGTGTGTTTTATTGGCGTGGAGTTCCCCGTGAGCATAAAGTTAGCTTGCAACTTTTGCCTGAAGCCAGACTAAAAGTGCGCGCCCATAAAGATGAAATTGCAGAATTACAGCGATCGCTAAATCTTGAAAAAATTGAAAATTAA
- a CDS encoding GumC family protein yields MTEYPKANYAGKYIDDSFKLAKFFRVLRKRWMVIVAVSVTVFAGNTYYTFTRTPQYRSSASLLINNSTIAVSDIQVPGLPGTSLINLGTEIGILRSRPLIEVAVAKLQQSASSNASKDIDAATIMKWLEIRPEKDALILRLTYTDSNPKRAREVLNALSETYVEYSLKDRRTKSSTAIKFIQGKLPQVKQQLDKSALAVTQFRKNYNIVDPEVYAAAVFKMREALEAQAQELQIKIAQYQQQYTALSRQVGKSPDAAIGGAILQQDIPYQSLVKQFQEAETNYFLERTRFREDYPTVKALKDRRDELYKLLETRAQSVVGLKGSANIANEPNSPIQQTLATQLFEAQTSLAVSQAQLESIRSAQAEVAKAFSQIPQIQQKYIEIQRQLALDTSTYNKLTEKLEELRISEAQEISSWRVLEPPLIPIKPSSPDIEKSLIIGALGGVVLGILFALILNRLDQRIREVEEVKEIIDIPLLASIPMTEVASLGAMLSQGILPTSSYYAFKEALSSLALNLRYLGTDNTMKVIAFTSSVPSEGKSTLTYNLSTILAALGYKVLLVDADMRKPTVHKLTNLSNKSGLSTALATPNPWQDLVQVADEKGNLHVLTSGSLPPNPMLLLESTKMTALLQEWRQAYDYVLVDTPPVIGITDAQCLTSKVDTFILVAAINRSTRGGIARALEILSTARANVSGLLINMIGSSDSEYHYGYYDQYYLNPKGSEEEIEPDSEVTAIEIAKP; encoded by the coding sequence ATGACTGAATATCCTAAAGCGAACTATGCAGGCAAGTACATCGATGATTCGTTTAAACTTGCCAAATTTTTCCGAGTATTACGCAAACGTTGGATGGTCATCGTAGCCGTTTCTGTCACTGTATTTGCTGGAAACACTTACTACACATTTACCAGAACCCCTCAATACCGTTCAAGTGCTTCTCTGCTGATCAATAACTCCACGATCGCAGTATCTGATATCCAAGTCCCCGGTTTACCAGGCACCTCATTAATTAACCTGGGCACAGAGATTGGCATCCTCCGAAGTCGCCCTTTGATTGAAGTTGCCGTCGCTAAATTACAGCAATCTGCATCAAGCAATGCTTCTAAAGATATAGATGCTGCCACGATCATGAAGTGGTTAGAGATTCGCCCCGAAAAAGATGCGTTGATCCTACGTTTGACCTATACGGACAGCAATCCCAAACGAGCGCGGGAAGTTCTCAATGCCCTATCGGAAACTTATGTCGAATATAGCTTAAAGGATCGCCGTACAAAATCTAGTACTGCCATTAAATTTATTCAAGGTAAGTTGCCTCAAGTCAAACAACAACTTGATAAATCGGCGCTCGCAGTTACGCAATTTCGCAAAAATTACAATATCGTCGATCCTGAAGTCTACGCTGCTGCGGTTTTCAAAATGCGCGAAGCTTTAGAGGCTCAAGCTCAAGAATTACAAATCAAAATTGCCCAATATCAGCAGCAATATACAGCTCTCAGTCGTCAAGTTGGGAAATCACCAGATGCCGCGATCGGTGGCGCAATCCTCCAACAAGATATTCCCTATCAGTCCCTAGTAAAGCAATTCCAAGAAGCTGAAACTAACTATTTCTTAGAGCGCACTAGATTTCGCGAAGATTATCCTACAGTCAAAGCTCTCAAGGACCGTCGTGATGAACTCTACAAATTATTAGAAACTCGCGCTCAGTCCGTAGTTGGGCTTAAAGGTAGTGCAAACATTGCTAATGAACCAAATAGCCCCATTCAACAAACTCTAGCGACTCAGCTATTTGAAGCCCAGACAAGCCTTGCAGTTAGTCAAGCCCAGTTAGAAAGTATTAGAAGCGCTCAGGCTGAGGTTGCTAAAGCTTTTTCGCAGATTCCCCAAATTCAGCAAAAGTATATAGAAATCCAAAGACAACTGGCTCTGGATACATCTACTTACAACAAGTTAACTGAAAAGCTCGAAGAATTAAGGATTTCAGAAGCTCAAGAGATTTCCTCATGGCGAGTTTTAGAACCACCCCTAATTCCCATAAAACCATCATCACCAGATATTGAGAAAAGCTTGATTATTGGAGCTTTGGGAGGTGTGGTACTAGGGATATTATTTGCTTTAATTCTCAATCGCCTTGATCAACGTATTCGTGAAGTGGAAGAAGTCAAGGAAATCATCGATATTCCTCTGCTTGCTTCAATTCCCATGACCGAAGTTGCTTCTTTGGGAGCGATGTTAAGTCAGGGCATTTTGCCAACCAGCAGCTACTATGCTTTTAAGGAAGCTTTGAGTTCGCTGGCCTTAAACCTGCGCTATTTAGGTACAGATAACACGATGAAAGTGATTGCTTTCACTTCGTCAGTACCATCTGAGGGCAAGAGTACTCTTACTTATAACCTATCTACTATTCTGGCTGCTCTGGGATATAAAGTTCTCCTAGTAGATGCTGATATGCGGAAGCCCACAGTACATAAGCTAACAAATCTAAGTAATAAATCTGGTTTATCCACTGCGTTAGCTACCCCAAATCCTTGGCAAGATCTGGTGCAGGTTGCTGATGAAAAGGGCAACTTACATGTTTTGACATCGGGTTCACTGCCACCAAATCCGATGTTGTTGCTAGAGTCTACGAAGATGACAGCACTTTTGCAGGAGTGGAGACAAGCCTATGACTATGTTTTAGTAGATACTCCTCCCGTAATTGGGATAACTGATGCTCAATGTTTAACTTCTAAGGTTGATACCTTTATTCTAGTCGCCGCGATTAATCGCTCTACTAGAGGTGGTATCGCGAGAGCCTTGGAGATTTTATCGACAGCAAGGGCAAATGTGTCTGGTTTATTGATTAATATGATTGGTTCTTCAGATAGTGAATACCATTATGGATATTACGATCAGTATTACCTCAATCCCAAAGGTAGTGAAGAAGAAATTGAACCAGATTCAGAAGTAACAGCAATTGAAATTGCTAAACCATAG
- a CDS encoding cob(I)yrinic acid a,c-diamide adenosyltransferase, with protein sequence MAAIGIMTAQVRPEREIGQIHVYDGTGKGKSQAALGVVLRSLGLGMSDNSPFGTRILLLRFLKGSEREYSEDAAISALQQGFPHLIDHVRTGRAEFFDAEHVTPFDRQEAERGWAIAKGAMASGLYSVVVLDEINPVLDLGLIPADLVVKDLKNKPPHLEVICTGRGAPQALIDIADLHSEMRSHDDAHAEKYDVTGIEIYTGAGKGKSTSALGRSLKAIGTGISRDLSHRVLIMQWLKGGAGYTEDAAIAALKRGYPHVIDHQRCGRDAIVWRGQQQEIDCIEAQRGWEIAQAAIASGLYKTIILDELNPTVDLDLLPVEPICQALLKKSRDTEVIITGRCLNNPAYFDLASVHSEMVCHKHYAEKGVDLKRGVDF encoded by the coding sequence ATGGCAGCGATTGGCATCATGACCGCACAGGTGCGTCCCGAACGTGAGATCGGACAAATCCATGTTTATGACGGAACTGGCAAAGGTAAATCACAGGCGGCTCTCGGCGTAGTCCTGCGATCGCTGGGCTTAGGCATGTCTGATAACTCACCATTTGGCACAAGGATTTTACTATTGCGCTTTCTCAAAGGCTCCGAGCGTGAATATTCTGAAGATGCCGCAATTTCTGCATTACAACAGGGATTTCCCCACTTAATCGATCATGTTCGCACTGGACGCGCCGAATTTTTTGATGCTGAACATGTCACCCCCTTCGATCGCCAAGAAGCCGAACGCGGTTGGGCGATCGCTAAAGGCGCAATGGCATCAGGACTTTATTCTGTCGTAGTTTTAGATGAAATTAATCCCGTACTCGATTTAGGCTTAATTCCTGCCGATCTCGTTGTTAAAGATTTAAAAAATAAACCACCCCACCTCGAAGTAATCTGCACAGGACGCGGTGCACCCCAAGCATTAATTGATATCGCCGATCTGCACTCGGAAATGAGATCGCACGATGATGCCCATGCCGAGAAATATGATGTCACAGGCATTGAGATTTATACAGGCGCAGGTAAAGGGAAAAGTACCTCAGCATTAGGAAGATCTCTAAAAGCGATCGGTACGGGCATCAGTCGCGATTTATCCCACCGAGTTCTGATTATGCAATGGCTCAAGGGTGGAGCGGGCTACACCGAAGATGCAGCGATCGCAGCGCTCAAACGTGGCTATCCCCATGTGATTGATCATCAGCGCTGTGGACGTGATGCGATCGTTTGGCGTGGTCAACAGCAGGAAATCGACTGCATCGAAGCGCAACGTGGTTGGGAAATTGCTCAAGCTGCGATCGCATCAGGGTTGTATAAAACGATCATTCTTGATGAACTCAATCCTACCGTCGATCTCGATCTATTACCCGTAGAGCCAATCTGCCAAGCGCTACTTAAAAAATCTCGTGATACGGAAGTAATCATCACAGGACGCTGCCTAAACAACCCCGCCTACTTCGATCTCGCGTCAGTCCATTCAGAAATGGTCTGCCACAAACATTACGCCGAAAAAGGTGTCGATCTTAAACGTGGCGTAGACTTTTAA
- a CDS encoding Uma2 family endonuclease — MLQIDLKHLPTSDELPDSDDTPVDNEDQNFVPNLLLFLLEYIWKSRDDWYFGVDMGIYHTTGVSPRVPVVPDGFLSLGVERRKNGGSRSSYVMWEEEDTAPILALEVVSHTYGDEYEKKLDIYRQLGIKYYVIYNPQFWRRDGHLPFEVYTLVDGDYQLQIGEPLWMPEIGLGIGRCVLPSDRLSREVLSWFDQKGDRYLTAEEQVDLERQRAIESQKQVDLLMAKLRSLGISEE; from the coding sequence ATGCTACAAATAGATCTCAAACATCTGCCCACCAGCGACGAATTACCTGATTCCGATGATACGCCTGTGGATAACGAAGACCAGAATTTTGTACCGAATTTACTATTGTTCTTGTTGGAATATATTTGGAAAAGTCGCGATGATTGGTACTTTGGTGTGGATATGGGGATCTATCACACCACTGGCGTAAGTCCTAGAGTTCCTGTAGTTCCCGATGGATTTTTGAGCTTGGGAGTGGAACGTCGTAAAAATGGTGGATCACGCAGCAGTTATGTGATGTGGGAAGAAGAAGATACTGCACCGATTTTGGCTTTAGAAGTTGTATCCCATACCTATGGCGATGAATATGAAAAGAAGTTGGATATTTATCGCCAACTAGGTATCAAATATTATGTGATTTACAATCCTCAATTCTGGCGGCGCGATGGACATTTGCCTTTTGAGGTTTATACATTAGTTGATGGTGATTACCAATTACAAATTGGTGAACCTCTATGGATGCCAGAAATCGGCTTAGGGATTGGACGTTGTGTTTTGCCAAGCGATCGCTTGAGTCGTGAAGTTTTAAGCTGGTTTGATCAAAAAGGCGATCGCTATCTTACAGCGGAGGAACAAGTTGATTTAGAAAGACAACGGGCTATTGAGTCACAGAAACAGGTGGATTTGTTAATGGCAAAGTTGCGATCGCTTGGTATATCTGAAGAGTAG
- a CDS encoding type II toxin-antitoxin system PemK/MazF family toxin — translation MKVVRGEIWLATLDPTQGSEQAGTRPIIIFQENTISKFTSTIITIPLTTNLRRAALPTCLLIPSDQGGLSQDSVALCHQLRVLDKTRLIKRLGQLDSGMIADLESVVLFTLGYKV, via the coding sequence ATGAAAGTGGTTCGTGGTGAAATATGGTTAGCAACTCTCGATCCAACTCAAGGCTCAGAGCAAGCTGGCACTCGTCCAATTATCATTTTTCAAGAAAACACAATCTCTAAATTCACTAGCACTATCATCACAATTCCCCTCACAACTAACTTACGACGGGCAGCTCTGCCAACTTGTTTGTTAATCCCTAGTGATCAAGGTGGCTTAAGTCAAGATTCAGTGGCACTCTGTCATCAGCTTCGAGTCCTTGATAAAACTCGATTGATTAAAAGGTTGGGACAGTTAGATTCAGGGATGATCGCTGATTTAGAAAGTGTTGTTTTGTTTACGCTTGGGTATAAAGTATGA
- a CDS encoding Hsp70 family protein codes for MNAIAIDFGSSNTVIARWNIATNQPETLNFENLNRPAPLNALVPSLLYVQNAQEEIVEIGQYVIDRGKDRPQPRLFNQIKRRLVANVGYSPRLDDVKVTPEWVGNQFLRELLNKLRSQQIFPSEVILTAPVQAYEKYLRWLEECSVEIFASNLPTLEVPRIRIIDEPTAAALGYEAISPSALVLVIDFGGGTLDLSLVRLPKSDNVVKWGDQIGVNRSQWTEHKAEAIAKTGYTLGGEDIDQWLVQDYLDSREDIANSDGLRSSSILKLLMERIKIQLSETETASEIFFDINSQSALEISYTRQQLEQLLDRKGFYRILQLAIDELINRAFNKGVLKGDIKHILLVGGCTLIPSVRTFVESYFTMGKVYSHKPFEAIAHGALLLSQGVSVQDYLFHSYAIRHWDRTTEQWKYQPLFRRGQVYPTRRPIELVLRATHPDQSEIALTIGELESRPKGAAEISFDGDRIVMQFNQKEKENFQPLQADVNGEGIPQAIAILDPLGQPDCDRLKVLFSISENRELLVTAIDLLTQRQLLTDYPAAKLH; via the coding sequence ATGAATGCGATCGCCATTGATTTTGGTAGTAGTAATACGGTAATTGCTCGATGGAATATCGCTACTAATCAACCTGAAACTTTAAATTTTGAAAATCTCAATCGTCCAGCACCTTTAAATGCCCTTGTGCCATCACTGCTCTATGTTCAGAACGCTCAAGAGGAAATTGTAGAGATTGGTCAATATGTAATCGATAGGGGAAAAGATCGTCCTCAACCACGATTGTTTAATCAAATCAAGCGGCGATTGGTGGCAAATGTTGGCTATAGTCCTAGGCTTGATGATGTAAAGGTAACTCCAGAATGGGTCGGCAATCAGTTCTTGCGGGAACTCCTCAATAAATTGCGATCGCAACAAATCTTTCCATCGGAAGTAATTTTGACGGCTCCTGTCCAAGCTTACGAGAAATATCTCCGCTGGCTAGAGGAATGTAGTGTAGAAATATTCGCTTCAAATTTACCGACCTTAGAAGTACCGCGTATTCGGATTATTGACGAACCAACAGCAGCAGCATTGGGCTATGAGGCGATCTCCCCTAGTGCATTGGTACTAGTGATTGATTTTGGGGGTGGAACCTTGGATTTGTCACTGGTACGTTTGCCCAAGAGTGACAATGTGGTGAAATGGGGCGATCAGATTGGGGTTAATCGTAGTCAATGGACGGAACATAAAGCCGAAGCGATCGCCAAAACTGGTTATACGCTGGGTGGTGAAGATATCGATCAGTGGCTAGTTCAGGATTATTTAGATAGTCGTGAAGATATTGCCAATAGTGATGGATTAAGGAGTTCTAGTATTCTGAAGTTATTAATGGAACGGATTAAAATCCAGCTCTCGGAAACAGAAACTGCTTCCGAAATATTTTTTGATATCAATTCTCAATCAGCACTTGAGATTAGCTATACTCGCCAACAGCTAGAACAGTTACTCGATCGCAAAGGTTTTTATCGAATTCTGCAATTAGCGATCGATGAATTAATTAACCGTGCTTTTAATAAAGGAGTTCTCAAAGGTGATATCAAGCATATTCTCTTAGTCGGTGGTTGTACCCTCATTCCCTCAGTGCGTACCTTTGTTGAATCCTATTTCACGATGGGAAAAGTCTATAGCCACAAACCCTTTGAAGCGATCGCTCACGGGGCATTGCTACTTAGTCAGGGTGTAAGTGTGCAGGACTATCTATTCCATTCCTATGCGATTCGTCATTGGGATCGGACTACGGAACAATGGAAATATCAGCCCCTATTTCGGAGAGGTCAGGTCTATCCCACCCGTCGTCCCATTGAGTTAGTACTTAGAGCCACTCACCCCGATCAGTCCGAAATTGCCCTCACCATTGGCGAACTCGAAAGTCGTCCCAAGGGTGCTGCTGAGATTAGCTTTGATGGCGATCGCATCGTGATGCAGTTTAACCAAAAAGAGAAAGAGAATTTTCAACCCTTACAAGCCGATGTTAATGGGGAAGGTATCCCACAGGCGATCGCCATACTCGATCCTCTCGGTCAGCCTGACTGCGATCGCCTCAAGGTTTTATTTAGCATTAGTGAAAATCGCGAGTTATTGGTTACAGCGATCGATCTACTCACGCAACGCCAACTATTAACCGATTATCCTGCCGCAAAATTGCATTAA
- a CDS encoding Uma2 family endonuclease: MIANPQFNYITPEEYLEMEENSDIKHEYIDGYVYAMAGANDPHVTIALNMAFVIRSHLRGSNCRVYMSDMKARIDSLNRFYYPDVMVTCDPRDTQTPNHKSFPKLIIEVLSKSTEGFDRGDKFADYQQLESLEEYVLVNTKRQRLDCFRKEAGRWFLATYSEEQEIFRLASINFEGKFADLYEDVSFTESL; encoded by the coding sequence ATGATTGCCAATCCGCAATTTAATTATATAACTCCAGAAGAATATCTCGAAATGGAGGAAAACAGCGATATCAAACATGAATATATCGATGGATATGTTTATGCAATGGCGGGAGCCAACGATCCCCATGTGACGATCGCTTTAAATATGGCTTTTGTAATTCGCAGTCACTTACGCGGTTCTAATTGTCGAGTCTACATGTCCGATATGAAAGCACGGATAGACTCATTAAATCGCTTTTATTATCCTGATGTTATGGTAACTTGCGATCCCAGAGATACTCAAACTCCAAATCACAAAAGCTTTCCTAAGCTAATTATCGAAGTTCTCTCAAAATCTACTGAGGGCTTTGACCGTGGTGATAAATTCGCTGATTATCAACAATTAGAAAGCCTAGAAGAATATGTTTTAGTTAATACCAAACGTCAACGCCTTGATTGTTTTCGGAAAGAAGCAGGACGCTGGTTTTTAGCAACATATTCCGAAGAGCAAGAAATTTTCCGACTAGCTAGCATTAATTTTGAAGGCAAGTTTGCGGATCTGTACGAAGATGTTAGTTTTACGGAATCTTTATGA